Proteins encoded by one window of Seriola aureovittata isolate HTS-2021-v1 ecotype China chromosome 4, ASM2101889v1, whole genome shotgun sequence:
- the LOC130168058 gene encoding extracellular calcium-sensing receptor-like — protein sequence MHKAGNVVLGGLFQIHFFSTHPDLSFTSEPQQPTCHGFDVLGFKQAQTMAFAIDEINRNSNLLPNVTLGYSVYDNCLQLGIGFRAALSLTSGQEEQVTLHETCVGTPPVLGIVGDDASSHSIAISTVLGLYRVPMVSYFSTCSCLSDRQKFPSFFRTIPSDAFQVRAMIQILKHFGWTWAGLLISDDDYGLHAAQSFLSDLGPSGGGCLAYTEILSWGDNPAELRRIVDVMKKSTARVVIAFVHESHMIDLMEEVVRQNVTGLQWIASEAWTSAAVLQTPHLMPYLGGTLGIAIRRGEIPGLRKFLLEIRPDLHHNNSYGNDVVNQFWEYAFKCRFAPPPGGWVEAGGALCTGHEDLGNVESEFLDILNLRPEYNVYKAVYALAYALDDMMQCEPGRGPFSGNSCGNLQRLEPWQLVYYLEKVNFTTPFGDQVSFDENGDALPIYDILNWLWFPDGRIKVQTVGEVKKSAFKGEELTLHEDKIFWNFESKEPPRSVCSESCPPGTRMARKKGEPECCFDCIPCSEGKISNKTDSMECTSCPEDFWSSPQRDHCVPKKIDFLSYHEPLGICLTATSLLGTFICAVVLGIFIYHRKTPIVRANNSELSFQLLLSLKLCFLCSLLFIGHPRLWTCQLRHAAFGISFVLCVSCILVKTMVVLAVFKASKPGGGASLKWFGAVQQRGTVLVLTSVQAAICIAWLVSSSPAPHKNTQYHNDKIVYECVVGSTIGFAVLLGYIGLLAILSFLLAFLARNLPDNFNEAKLITFSMLIFCAVWVAFVPAYISSPGKYADAVEVFAILASSFGLLVALFGPKCYIILLRPERNTKKAIMGRGNTKS from the exons ATGCACAAGGCTGGAAATGTGGTTCTAGGTGGACTGTTTCAAATCCACTTCTTTTCTACCCATCCTGACCTGTCTTTCACCTCAGAGCCACAACAGCCTACTTGCCACGG TTTTGATGTTCTAGGATTCAAACAGGCCCAGACCATGGCTTTTGCTATTGATGAGATCAACAGAAACTCCAACCTGCTACCTAATGTGACTCTGGGATACAGTGTGTATGATAACTGCCTCCAACTAGGAATTGGATTCCGTGCAGCATTGTCATTAACCAGTGGTCAAGAGGAGCAAGTTACATTACATGAGACCTGTGTAGGAACCCCTCCAGTCCTCGGGATTGTGGGTGATGATGCTTCTTCACATTCTATTGCAATCTCCACTGTCTTAGGTTTGTACAGAGTGCCTATG GTGAGTTATTTTTCTACATGTTCCTGCCTGAGTGACCGGCAAAAGTTTCCATCCTTCTTTAGGACGATCCCAAGTGATGCTTTCCAG GTGCGTGCTATGATTCAGATTCTAAAACACTTTGGCTGGACTTGGGCAGGTCTGTtgatcagtgatgatgattatggACTCCACGCTGCGCAATCGTTCCTATCTGACCTGGGTCCATCTGGTGGAGGTTGTCTGGCCTACACAGAGATTTTGTCCTGGGGTGACAACCCAGCTGAACTAAGGAGGATTGTGGATGTAATGAAAAAATCCACAGCTCGTGTGGTCATTGCGTTTGTACATGAGAGCCACATGATTGATCTCATGGAAGAG GTGGTGAGGCAGAATGTGACAGGCCTGCAGTGGATAGCCAGTGAAGCCTGGACATCAGCTGCTGTGCTCCAGACCCCCCACCTCATGCCGTACCTGGGTGGAACACTGGGCATTGCCATCCGTCGAGGAGAAATACCAGGACTCAGGAAATTCCTGTTAGAAATACGTCCTGACCTACACCACAACAACAGCTATGGAAATGATGTG GTAAATCAGTTTTGGGAATATgcatttaaatgtagatttgcACCACCTCCAGGAGGTTGGGTGGAAGCTGGAGGAGCATTATGCACTGGACATGAAGATCTTGGTAATGTGGAGAGTGAGTTCTTGGATATTTTAAATCTCAGGCCAGAATACAATGTGTATAAGGCTGTGTATGCTCTGGCATATGCTCTTGATGACATGATGCAGTGTGAGCCAGGGAGAGGGCCTTTCAGCGGGAACAGCTGTGGTAATTTACAAAGACTGGAGCCATGGCAG CTTGTGTATTACTTGGAGAAGGTTAACTTCACCACACCATTTGGTGACCAAGTGTCATTTGATGAGAATGGCGATGCCTTACCAATTTATGACATATTGAACTggctgtggttccctgatggaAGAATTAAAGTTCAGACTGTAGGTGAAGTTAAGAAATCAGCCTTCAAAGGTGAAGAACTCACACTTCATGAAGACAAAATCTTCTGGAACTTTGAATCCAAAGAG CCCCCCCGGTCAGTGTGCAGTGAGAGCTGTCCTCCTGGTACCCGCATGGCCAGAAAGAAGGGGGAACCTGAGTGTTGTTTTGACTGCATCCCTTGTTCTGAGGGAAAGATCAGCAATAAGACTG ACTCCATGGAGTGCACAAGTTGTCCAGAGGATTTCTGGTCCAGCCCCCAGCGTGACCACTGTGTTCCGAAGAAAATTGACTTCCTCTCCTACCATGAGCCTCTGGGAATCTGCTTGACAGCCACCTCATTGCTGGGCACATTTATCTGTGCTGTTGTCCTAGGGATCTTTATCTATCATCGCAAAACACCTATAGTGCGTGCCAACAATTCAGAACTTAGTTTCCAGTTGTTGTTGTCACTTAAActatgtttcctgtgttcactgctgtttatcGGCCATCCCAGACTGTGGACATGTCAGCTGAGACATGCAGCATTCGGGATCagctttgtgctttgtgtttcatgCATCCTGGTGAAAACCATGGTGGTTCTGGCTGTGTTCAAGGCCTCTAAGCCAGGAGGTGGAGCCAGTCTGAAGTGGTTTggtgctgtgcagcagagagggacagtTCTGGTTCTTACTTCTGTTCAAGCAGCAATCTGCATTGCGTGGCTTGTCTCTTCCTCACCAGCTCCTCATAAAAACACCCAATACCACAATGACAAGATAGTTTATGAATGTGTAGTTGGGTCCACAATTGGTTTTGCAGTGTTACTGGGTTATATTGGTTTACTGGCTATCCTCAGCTTCCTGTTAGCTTTTCTGGCAAGAAATCTTCCAGACAACTTCAATGAGGCCAAACTCATCACTTTCAGCATGCTGATCTTCTGTGCTGTGTGGGTGGCCTTTGTCCCTGCTTATATTAGCTCACCAGGCAAATATGCAGATGCAGTGGAGGTATTTGCCATCCTGGCCTCCAGTTTTGGCCTCTTGGTGGCGCTGTTTGGACCCAAATGTTACATAATCCTGCTGagaccagagagaaacacaaaaaaagctaTCATGGGTCGAGGAAACACAAAATCATAA